In Manis javanica isolate MJ-LG chromosome 9, MJ_LKY, whole genome shotgun sequence, one DNA window encodes the following:
- the LOC108407219 gene encoding myosin regulatory light chain 12B, which translates to MSSKKAKTKTTKKRPQRATSNVFAMFDQSQIQEFKEAFNMIDQNRDGFIDKEDLHDMLASLGKNPTDAYLDAMMNEAPGPINFTMFLTMFGEKLNGTDPEDVIRNAFACFDEEATGTIQEDYLRELLTTMGDRFTDEEVDELYREAPIDKKGNFNYIEFTRILKHGAKDKDD; encoded by the exons ATGTCAAGCAAAAAGGCAAAGACCAAGACCACCAAGAAGCGCCCCCAGCGTGCAACGTCCAATGTGTTTGCCATGTTCGACCAGTCGCAGATCCAGGAGTTCAAGGAGGCCTTCAATATGATTGATCAGAACAGAGATGGTTTCATTGACAAGGAAGATTTGCATGACATGCTCGCTTCCCTAG GGAAAAATCCAACTGATGCCTACCTTGATGCCATGATGAATGAGGCTCCAGGGCCCATAAATTTCACCATGTTCCTCACGATGTTTGGTGAGAAGTTGAATGGCACAGACCCAGAAGATGTCATCAGAAATGCTTTCGCTTGCTTTGATGAGGAAGCAACTG GCACTATTCAGGAAGACTACCTGAGGGAGCTGCTGACAACAATGGGAGACCGGTTTACTGACGAGGAAGTGGATGAGCTGTACAGAGAAGCACCTATTGACAAGAAGGGCAATTTCAATTACATTGAGTTCACACGCATCCTCAAACATGGAGCAAAAGACAAAGATGACTGA